GCGCATGCGGAGGCGCACAGGGATTCCAGTAGTGAATCTAGGTAGTACTGCTTCACTGAAAACAACACACAAAGCACGCATTGTAACACTAAATCATCACAATTGTATATTCACGAATCCCAGTTGTTGTCTTAACCAGCCAATAACAAACACATTGAAACTTCACCAGGTGAAAATACATAACAGAAATTCTTACTAAGAGTTATCAAGACTAAAAacacatacatatacatatatgcTGCAGGATTAAGCGTCATTATCACAAAAAACAGAGTGTGTTCTCAGGATAACACAAATACACATTATGCTATCTCAGGATTAAGCACTTATTATCATAGAATAACTCTGCTTGGACGTTATTACATACTAGAACTGCAAAATCATTCATCTTGTTGTGATCTTCAACACTCATGAATAGACACAATGATTTGGAATAGATATAAGATGTGAGAAAATTTAACAACAAATATTAATTTCGGTAGGTTTAGTTAGTTTAAAAGATATTAAAATAAAGCATTCTGAGATACGAAATCAGTGCCTATTAGACCTACCAAGTGACATTCATGACTTGCACATTCCTGTGTGTATTTTTCTCCTTCATTGGTCATCTAATGACAAAGTACGTGTTTTGACAACACGAGCAATAAAATATTTGTGTACGCTCATTCCGGTTCTGCTACCGTATCTATGTATCATGCTATATGAGAGGTAAACAGCTAGCGGGGCTCCCGTTCTTATCCTGGATTGCAACGACTGATTTGTCCTTTGTCAACATATAATTGAGTTACTTAAATTTTTTTACAGACAAACGATTAATACTACCATGACCATGCAGAAGTGCAGTTTAGAGCTCAATCTCAAAGTCTAAGAGAAAATAAAACAGAGAGCAATTTTTGAAGACCAGGGTCTAGTTAATTTGGGTGATAGCACTGAGGTCTACAGTCTAGTTACATGAGAAAAGACACGCCAAATTTATCATTCATCATTGACAGAAAACAAGTGCAATCATCGTAAAAACTGATCCCTATATGATCCAATTCACAGCAAAATGAATTGTCTTGGTACCACAAATTGTTCTTCGTGTACTGTTGGACAGTAGTAATTAAGTATACCACAGCTTGATGGttgtgggaacacaaatcatgagaAAAAGAGTGGAGAAGCTCAGTAGCTTACCTATGCCGTAGTAAAAGAAGAAGCGGCCATCCGAGGCGCAAGGGGGAGCGTGCTTCTGtgtgagctgagacacaaaacggaGCTCCCTCTTCTTATCCAGCTCTTCAACACGCCCTTGAGCACGCTTGTGAAGGACCTCCAGTGGGTGGTGAAGATCAAGGTGTGAGTCCACTGAGAGTATCAAAGTTTGAATTAGAAATGTTAGTTGCTGATTAGACAAGAGGCCATGCATTGCAAGCAGTAAATATGTTAACGGGTTGAAAAGAAAACTACTTCCTGCAATTTCAAAGGACATGATAAACATAAACATAGAGAGAGAAGCCATGCAACTTATTATCCTATACAAAAGCCGGAGGAGCTCAGTTCTGAAGTATTTCTCCTATACCTTaatattctactccctccatcccataatataagaacgttttgcaaGATGTTTCAGCTTGCAAAACGATGttgcattatgggacggagggagtagtacagttGCTTAAAGCTGCACAGTTGATGTTTTGATGTGAGATTCACTGAGATTGAACAGTGGATATTATCGCTAAACAAGAGCATCACATTGATCTTTTCCAGACAATCAATCCCGCAATTGATTCAATAATAATCAGGAAGTAGGTGGTGCTCAAAACATAAGTATCTATAGATGCAAAATTGATCAATTAGCTTGATTGGGAAGTGTCCTGAACCTAAGGATTCCACCAAACAAGAGAAACGCCAATAGGCTAGAGCTCATTTTACAAAAGTAAGTGTAAACCTTGAGCTTATTCCTTCAACCTATGCAGAAGGTTAAGACCCTCAATATAACACGAGAGAATCAGAACACTAGCAGTTATAGTTCATGTTGGAGGTCTGCCTAGACTCTGAAACTTATGAAGGAAAAAAAGCAATGAACTTCAGTTGACATACATCATTCAGAATGTAGAAGATTTCGCCTTGCGAAACATGAAACGACAATGGAAAGGGAATGCCAGCTGTAAAACATAACATCATTCACACGATAAAAATGTTATCAAACTAGCTGTGGTGTGAGAGGGAACTAGCAGAGTGAGGCAACATTGAACATCCTGCGGCAGCAATCGAAGCACTCAATATTTCTGcactgtactagtactactaactaTGGAATGCAGTGTACTAGTAAAAACGTATTGCAAATCACAGATGACATGGGTGGAGGTAGAGCTAGACTCACCTAACCTATGGTCTCTGTCGGTCGTCGTGCAGGTTGACGCCATGGGTGCGTTGAGGATGGTCCTCGACCTTGTGCTCCTAGGCAGAAGTGGTTGATGCGTTTGCTCCTGCCCAGATTACTTACATACACCGGTGCACGGATTTCAGAATCGAAACCAAATCAGAGAtgcaagagagggagagggagagggagagggcttaCCTAAAGGAGGAGGCTTTGCTGCGGACGAGGAGTAGGACGGGGTCATGCGCGACTTGAGCTCGCGCGGCGAGAGCCACCGACGCCGGTGAAGGCGAGCAGGGGCGACGACGGATAGGACGGGCGAGTTGAGCAAGGTGGCCTCCGGCAACATGTTGCGGGGAGGGAGCCGACCTCCGTCCTTGACGACGGCGCTGGCGGATCTGGGAGGGAGCGTCGCTGACCTGGTCGCTCGCTCCATCTCCCCCTCGCCTtcgcttctcttctcttctcttctcctcggataagggaaggggaggggaggggcggcggcgatgcgggagagagcggcggcggcggcgatgtggtggACGCGGAGAGGTCGGGGGAGAAACATGGGTGGGTGGGTGAGTGGGGAGATGATTCCGGTGGTCGCTGGCTCCCTCTCATTGGTCAATCCAGACGTGCCACGGATCCATGTCCGTCTTCACTAAGATCTCAACCGTTTATCCACATCCGACGGAACACAGACGGCCCGCTGTTTGAGGAGAGAACGGGAGCAATAAATGAGCCGGGTAGGGAGGTGGGAGTTGGTTGAGGGAGCCGAAGGGACCAACGGTGTAGATGCGCGCGTAGGGTGGCGAGGACGTTGGCTTCTAGCGAGGTCGTCCAAGGTATGCTTTGTTTTTCCAGAACAATGGATGCATGCATGTCGATTATCAACCTGATACACTAAGACAGGGGCACAAGCTTGCACGCATGCCCCTTCTCCCCGCCCGCCAGCCCGGCTGCACTTCCGTACACGCCACCCCCTCCCCCGCCTGAGCCGGTGAGGTGGGCCGCACTCAGTGCGGTCTCTTAGACTaatcacagtgggagtaacttcggtagtaacatcgagtccaactcagcaaatttgcttatgtggcaatgagttaacgaggagagatgtagtactagtaacttagctagttgctgtaacatcacatgtcccaatgcaatatgagtctataacctaataaatgaagctttgtatgttaccacacttatgttactagtgtatgttactatgcattgtggctagtcttagtttTCATTCTGAGTCCCTCCATCATTGCGCGTGGGTTGTCGCCCCCTCATGTAGCCCCGTCTCCTTCTCTCATACACCTAGGACCTCGCTGCCAACCGTATGGCAGAGGAGAGGGGCGGTACAACAAATCTGTTGGTCGGTTCGCTTTACCTGAAATCCGACACTCGGTTTTGTAGCTTAGGAACCACACAACTTGCTTGTAGCTTAGGAACTCAAATTCCTCATTGTGACGTCTTTGTTAATTCTGGGAAGAATTAATAATACTAGTGATCATTGGAATAGTTTTTTAGTTGCTTTTTCAGTAGGATAACAAAAATGTTATTTCGGGGAAAAGGAGTATACATACCTCAACAAGTTGTGTGATCATGGAATCCTAGGGGTCTATCATTTCCAACTCATTTCACAATGAAGGCCAcatcgttctctctctctctcccaacccAAATGGATGTACTCGGTGATACATGGGAGAAACTCTAGGAGATTCCTTAAAACTCGAGCCTTTATAATGGTTTTGAAGGGGCCTTTAGAAAGAAAGGAAACTCTAGAGCAACTTGGCAAAGTCATATTCTCTAAAACTGCAACCACTATCATTCTAGTGCTCGAGACTGGTAGATGTACTGGGCTATCTAGCGCATGAGGTGCGCCATCGACACGTCGACCTTTCCATTTTTGGAAAGTCACGCATGATCACACTTTCCAGTTCTGGATGTTGTCCCTTTTGACATGTTTCAAAAATCCATGCGTACACTTCAAAAAATGCTTGTGGCAACTTAACAAAAATTCAGTTGGAAATGTCAAACTCTCGGGATATTTTTTTGGAGTACTTTTTAGACTTTCAAACTTTAAGAATGTTGAAAAATCTGAAACCTCAACTTTCAACAGTTTGAACTCTTAAACTTTCAGTTTTTTAGAACTTCACGGGAGGTGAGGGCCAAGACGCCTCCACCCTGCACCTGGCCGTAGCATCAACTTCCTTCCTCTCATTCGCTGGCGTCAGCTTGGGGATTGTAGATCGTGGGAATCAAGTAGCAAACGCAGCGGGGGACGACCGGGAGTAGTAAGCCGCTAGCTATGATTACCATCCAAATTCGAATCAACTTATAcgagtatatactccctccgtacgaAAAAACCTGTCATCAAAATTAACAAAAATAGATGtatttaaaactaaaatacatctagatacatccccttttatccattttgatgacaagtatttccggacggagggagtagttagcacTAACGGGCAAGTAGCaaaacacacatatatatacacgAATCTCGCGACAAACATACGGCTTCCGATCCTATATACAATACAGTATTTCCTCTGTTTctctttagtttgcatataagttttggacaaagtcaaactttgtaaagtttgactaactttatagcaaaaaaatatcaacatctattattctaaagttatatgttatgaaaatgaattcatcatgcatataataatattGATTTTATAGTGCGAATGTTGATATATTTTCCTACAAAACTAGTCAAACTTTAAAAAGAAACCGAGGAAGTACAAAATAGACTTTTTAATACAGTAGAAGAATAGAAATCCCGTATCTCTCTCTCGGGCGCGTGTGCATGTGTGTGCTACTGTAGCTGTAGGTTTGATTAGATTATTAGATTTGGAGATGGATCGCTGATGTACGATACGATTCATCAGAGGGCCGCCGGGGAGGAGATGGTGCCACGGAGGAGCCATTAGTTCATGCCGCCGTCCGGACGCGGGAAAGACGTACGGGCACACCGACAATTCCTTAGCCAGGCTCGATCTGCAGGTTGGTTTACATCCATCGCGATTCTCGCCGCCGATGGAGCACATGCATCATATGCATGCATGGACGTGCACGGCGGGGTATGTACGGTCCCCCGACCGGAGGGAGAGGTTGGGAGTTCTTGCGCACGGTGGCTTTTGGGGTACGTGCTCCGTTCACCGAACTCGGAGGTCGAGTCGAACGAACGACGGAGGAGCACCGGAGGCGTCCGACGGTGGCAACCAAATCGCCATGGCCGGAACTGGGGAACCTCCGCAGCGGGTGGATTTGTGAGTCGAGAACTCTGAGAGTTTGACCCCGTCGAGGAGTGAGTAGACCGTGGCCGTGGTCGATTACCGGGCAGCTTCATGTCATGTCGGCGCGCGGAATGGGAGAAAAGGTTGCTGCTTTGCTCGGAATTCGAaccggccggagtcgacggcggacgTGGTGGTCCGGGAGGGTGCGGAACGGCGGGGAGGGAGGTCCGGCTGGAGGTGGAGCCGCCGATGGCATGTAGATTCCTTccgaatgaggaggaggaggaggagatggggcCACGGCCACGGCGGAGCCATGCCGGAGGCAGGGAAGACGATCAACGATTCCTTGGCTGTTGGTTGAGTGAAATTAATAATCAGGATGGCGACGATCCATATGGCGCCGTTTTGGTCGCCGATCACATCACAGTAGCGTGCACTAGGTGCGCGCGGCTGGCACCATCGCCGGCGTAGACGTGTGCAGTTGGGAGAACGATTGTCGCCGCCGTACGTCTTGGGCGCCGATGGAGCACATGCACATGCATGCATGGACGTGCACGGCCACGGCGTGGTATGTACGGCCCCCGAAGGGAGAGGTTGGGATGGGAGCTCTGGCGGTGGCTTTTGGGGTATGGGCTCCGTCGACCGAAATCACCATGGCCGGAACCGGGGAAGGTAGCTACTAGCTAGGCTCCCTCCGCGGTAGGTGGATTTCTGAAAGGTCGGGCAACGGCGGCGGTCGAGCTTCACGTGGGAGACGGCGACGCGTAGAATGGGAGAAAGGTTGCTGCCTGGCTCGGGCTCGGAATTCGAGTCTGAATCGACGGCGGCCGTGTTGGTCGGTCGATTGGGTGGTGGTCCGGGACCGTGAGGCTTGAGGACTCGCGCGCGGATGGCAGCGTGAGGCTACGGCAGGCGATTGAGGTCTCCTCGCCGTCGCCGGCGCCGGCGTGGGAAGTAGGAGAGGTTGGTGTCGTGGGGAAAATTAAAGAAAGAGGAGATGTGGAGTTTGCGCTCGCTCGCAACGGAGAAGAGAATTAAAGGGTGTTTGTTTCGAGGGGCTTATTggcttagggacttaaaaaagtccctataagtcccatctaaacaaaataggagggacttatagggacttaaagtgggcagttgggacttatgaaataagactctcaaggagggacttatatGGACTTATAGTTAtaatatggtcttatagggacttataagtcTCAGGAACTAAAAagatagggactttttagggacttgggaCTAAAAAAATCCTaggaccaaacagggccttagaagagaacaagaagaagaaaagggaaTGCAAGGGAAGGAAGCGTGCCATCCATCGACTCGCTGGTTTCTGTGCACGCGAGCGCGTCTCCACAAGATCGtttccatccatccatccaaccgCTCTCTCTGTCCTGTCCTGCTCGGAAACCAGCCATACTCATAATACTACCAAGTTACCAAGTAAGTGAATAGGGTACGAGCAGTGGCTTACAGGAAATACTTTATTGGCATCACCGATGCAGTTGCAGACGGAGCCGGACTGACCCCGATAAAAGATCCTGATCGATCAGTCAAACTCCTCAAGCTTCAGCATTGACAGAGCCGAGCTCTTTGACCATGCTCCGCAGGTTCTCCCAGGACACCCCGCCGGGCGCCGCGGCCTCCTCCGCGTTGACCTTCCACCCAGCCGTGCTCCCCCGCATGTCCTCCGCCTTCATCACATGCCTGACATGGCTAGCCACCTGCTCCCTCCTCACCTCGTTGTCAAGCCGGACGCCCACACCCCACACCTCGCAGGCGTACTTGCAGTTGGTGTACTGGTCGACGAACCCCGGCCAGCACACCATCGGCACTCCGGCAGCCATGCTCTCGCAGGTCGAGTTCCACCCGTTATGCGTCAGGAAGCACCCCACGGCCGGGTGCCCTAGCACCTGATCCTGCGGGCACCACGTGGTCAGGAAGCACCGCCCTGCAGTCGCCGCGACGAACTCCGCCGGCAGTGAGCTCAAGCCAGCGCCGGCGCCAGCGCCGGGGACGAGGTTGTCCCAGATGGACCAGAGAAACGGTTGGCCGCTGGCGGCGAGGCCCCACGCGAACTCGGCGAGCTGGTCGGTGGAGAGGACCGTAAGGCTGCCAAAGTTGGCGTACACGATGGAGCCCGGTTGTTGCGTGTCCAACCACGCGAGGCACTCGCTGTCCTGCTTCCACAGGCCCAGGCCGCTGGCGGAGCCGGAGGCGTCGTCGTCCCTTGGCCTTAGGTGGTGGTTGAGGAGGGGGCCTAGGGGACCGACAGTGTAGATGCGCGGGTATTCGGCGCGGAGAGCGCCGAGGACGTCGGCTTCTAGGTCGTCGAAGGTGTTGAGGATGAGCGCGCCGGCCTTGGTGCAGCCGTTGGCCTCCACGATGTTGAAACGGAGGCCAAAATCGTCCGGGTCGGTCGTGCAGACGAAGCTGGAGGTGTCTCCGAGGCTGATCCGCGGCATGCCCGGGATCCATTCGATGACCGTTCTACTCAGGTGTCCGTTCGTCAAGCAGCTCTCGTCTGCAAACATACGTATGTAATAACAGTACAAACAATGAAACAAATACTAGTAAGTTTACTGTAAGTTGCTCAAAAAACAAAGGTTTGCCGAGTTGCTCGAAAATTTATAATAAGTCAATGTTTTATTATTTTTTGAATAAATTAAGGCAATGTTTCGAGGCAAAGAGTTGTAAAAATCACATTGAGTTTTGAGAAACGGATTTTTTTTATTGTTTCTCAATTGGAGCATGCAAAAACTCCAAACCAAACTAGATCAACGCACCCTACACTCTTAGCACCTAGGAGATCGACAAGTGGACAGAAGGAGCTAGCCTGACTCGGGGAAGACATCACAAATAAGCACCGAAGATGGAGTGCATTGCATCCCGGATGCCCATGCTCACAACACCAACCAACACATGACAACACGGCGCCCCAAGCCTCGCCGCCGAGGCAAAAGAGGCAACCCACACCAGCTACTACTCCGgcccaagcagcatctccaaggaGAGGACGACGCCATGGCGCCAACGCTGCATGGCCCGGCAAACCGAGCCTAAGGTTTCCCCTGGTGCCTGATCAGGGGATGGACATGGCCATGACAATGCCTCCAGGGAGGAGACGAAGCCCACAAGGCGTCATTGTTGCCCGCGGCCACAACAACCCACAGGTTTCTCTTCGGCCATGTTCATCAAGTTTCGATACTATGCCTTTATAATCTCTCGAAACCTCCAAAAAGATTTATTGAGCAATTTTTTCACCGTCACCAACCCATGTTCCACAACAATCTAATCTAGAGCTATTTTTGATACCTTGTCAGACTAGGAATTCACCGTTGGAGCTATCTTCATCAACACCGTtggagttatatatatatatatatatatatatatatatatatatatatgtatatatatatatatatatataaagagagagagagagagagagagaggagttggaCCTCATCGTCGTGAGTCCCGATGTAAAATATCCCTCATCGCGGGACTATTGAGAATTCATCTCAAAGGGGCAGAAGTCCCGACTTACAAGGCCACACTTACCACTCAATATGCTCAACAACAGTACAATGTATGAATAAGTGCATTATCAGGATCTCCCGTGGAAATTTTAGATAAAAGGCATGTGCGCGACTTTATAGATAAAGACACCAGACAGAGTTCGAACACTAACAACCAACGAAACAGACAGATGAAATGTTGCCCCAAACGCGGGCTCACCCGAAGTTTAAAGGAGAGATACATGGCTCCCAGGCCAGCACACGTACGGCACGCAGGCCGGAGGAACTAAGAATGACATAGCCAGCAACTAGTCAACGCCAAAGCAACTAAGCAACATGCTCCTGTCTGGCTAGGGAAGACGCCGAGGCCCGCACTTTAGATATCAGGAGATCAAGAGCATCCCAGTCCCCCgtcttagtcaatgatctccaatGCTACAGGAACATACATGATTTAAATAAGCAATCAGCAGGCTTAGCAGGGAAAACATGGTCGATGGTAAATTTTATTCCTAGTCGTCCATAAAGACCAGCACATAGCTCCAAGGCCAACCCAGAAGACCCTTTTAGAAACGCCAGTCAAAGAATTAGCAAGGGCCCGAATCTTAGAGAAGGATGAAGGGTCCCATGAGACCTGGAGCCAGGATCTAACACATCTCCAGACCAACTTGGCCAAAACACAGTGGAAAAAAATGTGATTTGTGTCCTCCAAAGCACCGTAGTGGGCGCAGAAATCCGATCCCGGGACATTCCTCTTATGGACCTGGTCCGCCGCGGGCAAACGCCCTCGAAAAGCTTGCCACATGAAGATCTTCACCTTTGGGGGAATACGAGCCCGCCAAACCAGATTAAATCTGTTGGTGGGAGATCCGCCAACAAGCTTTGGATATAAATACTTAACCGAAAAATGAACTGGAGAGGTATGGGGCTAGACCACCGAGTCCACGTTCTCCAAGAGCGTAGGGAAGAAAACATTAAGTCTTTGCCAATCTTCAAAATCTACATGAGATAGGGAATGACGAAAAGACCTAGTCCCAATTATTAACTGAGAGCTCGGCGATTGAGATGTTTGGGTTGGGACAATAGGAAAGGAGTGTGGGAAAACTCACAGACAGAGGTGAGTCTCCACACCACCAATCAAGCCAGAAGCAAACAGAGGAGCCGTCCCCGACAACAAACTTAACATGGGCCAAAAACAAAGGCCTAACTTTGACCAAATCCTTCCAGAATTGTGAGCCTCCGTGCGCAGAAGCAAACAACGGGATAGAAAGAGGGAAGTACCACTAGTaggaaaagggcctattgtcctggttggtaagggcctttagtcccggttcatgaaccgggactaaagggtcggtactaatgccctgacccctttagtcccggttcaatccagaaccgggacagaagggcctccacgtggcctgtcccctgagcccaggcaggagggcctttggtcccggttggtggcaccaaccgggaccaataggcatccacgcgtcagcgtttatgtggctgtggtttttgttttttttNNNNNNNNNNN
Above is a window of Triticum dicoccoides isolate Atlit2015 ecotype Zavitan chromosome 5B, WEW_v2.0, whole genome shotgun sequence DNA encoding:
- the LOC119305577 gene encoding 7-deoxyloganetin glucosyltransferase-like yields the protein MATPHAVVVPHPSSGNINPALQLAKLLHHHGVYITFVNTKHNHRVMEATEGSAAVRAHEGFRFEAIPDGLVEADRDHEDYDLRLSAATSQRSAEPLKELLLRLNGTPGVPPVTCVLPTVLMSFALDVAQELGAPSMVLWTCSATSLMAHMRLRELTERGYVPLKDESCLTNGHLSRTVIEWIPGMPRISLGDTSSFVCTTDPDDFGLRFNIVEANGCTKAGALILNTFDDLEADVLGALRAEYPRIYTVGPLGPLLNHHLRPRDDDASGSASGLGLWKQDSECLAWLDTQQPGSIVYANFGSLTVLSTDQLAEFAWGLAASGQPFLWSIWDNLVPGAGAGAGLSSLPAEFVAATAGRCFLTTWCPQDQVLGHPAVGCFLTHNGWNSTCESMAAGVPMVCWPGFVDQYTNCKYACEVWGVGVRLDNEVRREQVASHVRHVMKAEDMRGSTAGWKVNAEEAAAPGGVSWENLRSMVKELGSVNAEA